Genomic segment of Gossypium raimondii isolate GPD5lz unplaced genomic scaffold, ASM2569854v1 Contig00024, whole genome shotgun sequence:
CCACTGTTGGTGCAGATAGAACAACGCGGACGCTACGTCCTTGATGATATTAAACCTTTGTGTCCACTTAAGGCTCCTATTAGGTTGGTGGTAAAGAAAATTGTCAAGACTTCCATTAGGCATGCAGTCATAAACCAAAAGCAACTCGTGCTTGCGCCTGCAATAACCGAGAAGTCTAACCAAATTCGGATGTCTGAGGCGACCGATGGTTGCAATCTCAGCCACGAATTCTCTCATACCTTGCCTTGAATTATGAGAGATCCTTTTGACGGTAATTTGTATGTTGGAAGATGGTAAAACACCCTTATGCACCTTACCAAATCCACCTCTCCCTAGaacttccttttctttaaacCCTTTGTTGCTTTGAATAGATCTTTATATGAGAATCTATGAGGCCCGTACTGAACCTCCTAATCCTCCAGAATCTCCATGAATCTCTTCTTCCTTGAGATCAACACAAACCTGAAAACCAATACGAGGACTAAAGTGAGACCTGTGAAAAAAATGGCGATAGCCAAAATCTTCTTCAATTGCTTGATTCCTCGATTATTATCATTAACAAATCGTGGAACTTTTGGAAGGTGAGACAAGTCTAGCTCCTCAGCTGAGCCATTCATCTTGAAACTCCATGCCAATATGTAGTGTGATGATAAAACAGAACCTGTGGAAGATGAGAAACCTACATACATAGAGTCATAAATATATGGAGACAAATCCCGATTCAAGGATAAAAGTGGAGTCGTTTTTTAGTCCCACTGTATTCAACCCAAATTTGCAGTGGATCCTCTCTTATAAGGCTGACATTTATGAACTTTCCCTCATCAGTGAAATACCTTGCAGGAGAAGATACCATTGAGTTTAGGCCATTGATATCGATGCCAACATGGTTGTCGTTTATGTCATCGAATTCGCTGCTCATAATTATGTCCAGCTCGACCGCCACAATATGATTTGATCTGTTACCgttgtttgattgattgaaAAGACCAAGATACTGGCTGGGAAGAGCTCCAGGAATTCCATTGTTAGGCGAGACTACAAAGGCTAATCCATGGCCAGACAAAGTAGGGTATTCAATACAATTGCAAAAATGGATGTGGCGGGAAAAGAGAAAACACTACCATTTGTGGAGTTCTTGAATTGGATTGGATTCTTGTAGAAGATGTGACTTTCTGTTTGCCTTGTAAAATTAGTCAGTTTAAAGAGCCCACTTGAATCTACGCCTGCAACTCCATCAACATTCAAGTAACCATCGAAACAGAACTGACCCTGATTGATATCTGAAGATACAAGGTTCAGGAGGAAAAGCAACACAAGCATGATCAAACAAGACATTATTACACAcacaagaaaaaggaaatacaATAGAGATTGAGGGTTCTAGTCAGTTTTGTCGCGGACACAAGTTATTTTGCTCTCCTTTTAAGACGATCAGAAAAATTATTTGGTAAAGGTGATGCTGTATTGAATATGTTTAGGGTTTGGATAAGTAGAGTCAAGAAGCTATTCAAGCTATTCAAGAATCCTTCTCAAAGACATCTTCCTCCGCACTTGTCCAACATATTCAGCAAGACTTGATAGACAATATTAGTcactgaaaatttaaatatatttcacatGAAAGGAATCTAGAAGTTAATTATATTGCTAAGTTGACTTTAGATAACAATGAGGTCTTcatttaattgatgaaattctTTAGATTTGAATAgacatttgtaataatttattttgttatcgAAAATATAAAGGACATTCATACCATTTTTGAAGAAGTAATGCATTGGtagattaatttcataaatgtaAACATTGAAATATGAAGCATTAAAGGTTTTTGACATTGTTTTTATTggacattttaacaaaaaagatcGATAATACTCGTGTATAAATGTACATGTATGTTCTcctatcttttattttcattttagattaaaattttaatggtataTTTATTAGAAGGAATTAAacctatttaaatattagtaaggacttatattttatcttccaaatatataaaaacaattttgattgAGTAAATTGAACATATAAGTTGatcacaaataaaaatgaaatgatttttaaatcaaCTGAAATTATGATCTAAtcctcattaaaatattttcatgttattattATCTGCTTTGTTACCAAAGCTATCCATTTTTCTCCACATTTCTGTCTCAagttacaaataaaatataaatgtaagtGTACATATATttgacctgtccatgggcctggccgggccgggttcgggccgggcccacaaaaatttcagcccatttattaggcccgggcccgaaatatgggcttgagattttgcccaggcccggccagaagaaaaaatatgaggcccgagcccggcccgtcccgtttttaattaaaattaaaattaaaattattttttaataaaattaaaactaattgttattaaatttaattgttagtaaaattatcaaattattaattgttaattgtattaattgttgtaataaaatctaacatttgattagtaaatttatcaaattattaattgtattaattgtattaattgttgtaacaaaatctaacatttgattagtaaaacaaacttgatgttttattattattattttgtaacactagtcaaggaaatgaaagtaaataaacttaaaataaaaaactattatattttaaaaataaaaaatatatttaatattttttttgggcGAGCCAGGCAGGCCAAAAAACTTGCTGAGGTCTGCccatttttaaacgggcctaaaattttgcccaagcccatatttcggcctatattttacccaaacctcCCATATTTGGGCGGGCAGGCGCctgcccatggacaggtctaacatatataatgaaaataaaattttaagaaaaaaaataccaatcaaaatgtacacatttcaattatgtaaAAAGAATACACATTTCAACATTCATATAAGAAATGTATAGAATATAAGAAGGATTATATCTCATACGCAAATAAATCTAGAATGAATGAAACAAAAGATGTAAACAACGTagatatgtaaataaataaataaataaccaactAATAGGACAAGATTGGTTGAGTAGTTTACCACAGTTAGTGCTTCTTCCCGGATTGGTccattataaaattgaaaaaattttgcaTCCGTTTTGGTTGTGGCACTTCTTCCTCCACTTCCTCGTAGATGTTACGTTTTCGTTTTATGTGAGGAATGCTACCTACTGTTCCATCATTGTGAGGAGAGTATTGGTGCATGTGTTCAAAATTTGGAGAAGATTGAGTGGTATGGCACTgcaactcttttatttctttcaaatctTTTTCATACACTAATCTAACACCACACTTCTTCACCTTAGCTTTGTATCCAGCTGGAGCTGTGAACGCCACCTCAAACATATTGCATTCCTCATCTGAGCAATCTGTTGTCCATAAATTATTGGTTTCACTGTAACCATATTTATAGGCAAATACATCTAATACATCACGCGACcaataacaaagaaaaaggtGATCTTTCATTATGGGCTGGTTATATCCTTTACCCGCCAACTTGCCTCTCCATTTAATCTGTTGACGAATTCTACCTCGAAAAATAGATTCTCCGAACACGATATGTTGGACATCCGTTGAAACATGAGTATTAACGAAAATGCAGCAACAAGCAACTCCAACCCATTGACTATCTTTTCGAAGGTTGATAGGTAGGGTACCTTAATTGAAGACTCGACTCACTTTTTGTTCGCTAAACCAATCTGGGATTTCACTTCCTGGGATAATTACTTGAAACATTTTCTAGAATTTCCAAACGCCTGCAAAACAAAACACAAGTCGTTTGGTAACTAAAACTGTAAATTCTCAAGTATGGGATTTTGTAAGGGAGAAATAAGAGATAAGAGATTAATCGACCTTAAGATATTTTTTCAGCAGTGTTATTGCATTGATATTCGCAGCCAGTTTGAAGCAGTTAATGGCTATAACTGAATTGCATATTTTTGATAGACTTGTAACTACTTCAAGTGAAGAACAACCATCTATAATCACACATGCTAAACTAATCGGTAGCTCAGACAACAATTTAAGCTTCATGCAATTTGATAATACAAGTGATTCAAGCCTGGAAAGTTGAGTAAGAGCCAAACGAATGGTGATGAAATTGTTACCACAAAGACGAAGACATTTCAAAGAGGATAGACCGTGAATTTCTGCTTCACCAAGAGTGCCCATGTTGCAATTTGACAAATCAAGAGACGAAAGCTTCGAGAGTCGAGTAAGAGATGCAGGTATGCTGATGAAATTATTACCACTAAGATCAAGACGTCTCAAAGAGGATAGACCAGAAATATCTCGTGGAATATCTCCTTCACAAAGATTGCAGTCCCTTAGTTTTAGCTCTCTTAATGAACTCAAACCTAACAGCGAAGGCAACATACGAGGCATGGGATTCTTCCTTCTTCCTACGATTACCTTGAAAAGAGAAGACAAATTTGGTCGTAACTTTGCTTGCTGCAAATTCTCTGATAAATTTTCAACTCTATAACAACCAGAAAGATCTAGAGTTTTTAGACGTTCCATTTTCTATCAATCTCTGGAAACCTTACAAGGCTTGAGCAACCCGAAAGAATTAATGTTTCAAGAGATTCCATTCAATTTTGGTTGGAAGAGTCCTAAGACTTTTGCAAtctcttaaattcaaaagtttAAGGCTCTTAAGCACCCGGATTGATGGATGAACATCCACTAATTTGGTACAACCTTCCAAAATCAAAACTTCAAGATTTGATGCGGTTGTGAAGTCTGGTGTCTTGATCAGGTTTTGAGACCCTCTGAGGttcattattttcaagttaaacAAGGGCTGTTGAAGACCATAATAAAttagaaacaaatgagaaaacataataatgctcatttttgtttttttgttttaccttaatcaaagtttaataatttatattaaaataagctAAAACACAAGGATAAGATGAGTTAATTCTTACTATATTTCCTTCCATAGTTGTTGAACGTGACTATATGGTAAAAGAAGTGCGACAAGGTTATCCGGTTGAAAGCTTGAAGGCAAGTATCTTAAAGGGTATCTGTCCAATCTAAAAGTCGTAGTTCATTAGAAAGATACTTGAGATCATCACAATTTAAAAGGCAAAGCACTTTGAGCAATCTCAATTTTTTCATCTTCAAGAAGGTATCCACACTTAAATTGATCATCTTGTTCGATTCCCTAATATCCATGAGCAAAACAAAATGAGcttcaaaatatacaaaacattCAATATCTAAAAGAAATGTTGCATTGATATTGTTTTTAAGTACTCGTATCCGTACTTATATCTAATGCACATTCGTATATGAGTATTAAGATATGATTCTTTAAGAACCTTTAAATACGtgaaaaaactaatttttaaattttttgaatatacCCATATTAAAGAGATATTTATATCTAACAATCACATCCGATGTTAAATTACCTAAtcctaaaaattgaattaatatgttgATTTATATTTGGTCGCAAACAATGCATAATTTACAAGTTAATGAACCAAACAATgacacataattaaaaatgaaaccattttcattaaaaattttgatgacaTGTTATAATCTAATTATTGATATACACTTTTAGTACATTAAATATATACCATTAATattcacaaaaatatatatataccattaatatttcaaaatacatacatttctcttttgattcttttgaaaagtaaatatgttagttgataaatttcataattgaacattgaaatattaaatGTCAAAAGTTTTGCTATagttttttatcatatttaaaaataataattatttacaagACACATAGATATAAGTTTATGTGTGTCTTCTTACTTTTATTATCGATGATTATGGCTTCAATCATTTCGTAGCCTAAAAAGATTAAGAAtgacaataagaaaataaaataaatggtgaaTAATGTAGGATAGAAAAGAAATAGTATGTGACTTTTGTTGAATGACTTACAGTGTTTTTTGTTAGGACATGATGGACGTCACTTCCCTCCCACAATCTGCAACGTTTTCCAGGTTCATCAACACATTTTTCTCTAACAATTTTTCTTCCCATTTCTTGCAACAAACTATGCATCCACAAATATTGGTTGACATCATTGACTTTTATTAAAGATTTCTTAATGAAAACATCAATTCCAATATCGGGAAAAAACTCACAACCATCTAATACTTTCATTACAAAATCTTTCTTCTCCCCGTTGAAGAAGCATgctatatctaaaaatatattcttCTCCCTTTCTTCCAGTCCATCAAAACTGATTCGAAGTTTATCGAGAATTTCTTTATTAGAATCTCTTTTAAGTCTTTCAATCGCACTTCTCCATTGAGTCGCATCTCTACCGCACAAAAAGGAACCAAAAACTTCAAGAGCTAAAGGGAGTCCACCAGCATAATTTACAACATGTTTAGAAAGTTCAATGAAATCATCTTTATGCACTGTATCACTATGAAAAGCTTTCAGACTGAAAAGTTGAAGCGCCTCTTTGGGATTAAGTGTTGTGGGCATATACACATCATTAACTTGGCAACATCGAAGCAAATGTTCGTCTCTTGTTGTTACAATGATTCTGCTACCTAATCCGAATCAATCATGCCTTCCAATCAAGCATTTTAGGTGTTGTATGTTATCAACATTATCAAGAACAACAAGAACCTTTTTGTGAGACAACCTATggctaattattttatttccttcatgAACATTGAAAAAGTTGAAGCATTCACCATGAAAGATCTGTGAAAGAAGTTGTTTCTGTAAAGAAACTAGGCCGCATTTGTCTGAAACTTCTCGAATATCGGCAATAAAGCTTTTACCTTCAAAATGAGGTGACATTTGAGTGTAAGCAACTCTTGCGAGTGTCGTTTTACCGATGCCACCCATTCCGCAAATTCCTATAACGCGGACATCATCTTCCCCaatgtttattttcaaatacaAATCCTCCAAGCGTTCACTAATACCAACCAAGTCGCTATGAGTAACTGGATATGTCTGACATAGTTTTGCTGATATCTTCTTAACAATGTCTCTAATAATTTCTGATTCATgcctaaaaaaaagaaattttaatgttttgagtaaaattttgttgatatgTTTCGAATGCACTTTTCTTTTCAATGAATCATGAAACATAATATAGTTTGGAAGCAAACAAGAACCAAGAATAAGAAAGCAAGATCTGTTGCGGAGCCAGAAGACAAAATTTGctaaatatgacacttttcaattaaacacataggattaggaaaaaaaaatagttacacatacatatatatatatatatatatatatccaaaaaactagaaaatagagaagaaaagaaagaattacCTGTTATTTAAATGCCATCCCTTGATTGCAGCCACTTGAATTAAAGCATTTCGCCACCTTTGGATCTTCTCACTTTCTTCTTTGTATCTCTCTTCATGTCTGGCAAAGGCTTCTTCCACTttccctttttgttttcttaaatcaGATGGATCAACATCGTAAAAAATTGGAAACACTTTATGGCCGTCGTTGTTATGTTGTTGAACAATCTCAGCAAGCTCCTCCAAGCACCAACTTGAAAAGGCATAAGTTTCTGAAAAAACAATTACCGAGCACCATGATTGCTGAATTGCTTTAAAGAGTTCTGGCGCGATCTCTTCACCGGCCTCCAGCTTGGGATCATCCCTGAAAGTGACGATCCCACTCCTCTTTAGAGCAGCATAGAGATGATCGGTGAAGTTTTTGCGAGTATCTTCACCTctaaaactcaagaaaacatcatatttctttctagaaatgTATGAGGAAGATGAAGGTAATGACAACATGACGATGTTTGAGAAGAAAAATACATATGTGGATGTAGTGTTCAAAATCAGAAAATTGATCGCTCAATACGCCAGAAAGAAATTAGAAACAGTAAGTATATGAAAGTGAAGATTGAGAAAAACAGATGAAAATTTCAGGGAAGAATAAAGGAAGTTTCTAAGcaatttcttttaatctttttaaccttTTCATTTTCGAAATGAATACGAGTAGGTGTGGACATTGGGTGATGCATGTTCTTTCCAGGAAGAATCCAAGAAGGTGGGTGTAGACAAAATGGAGCCTACAATAATTCTAAGTAATAAGTAGAGTGTTGGACGGTTTGTCTTTTACTTTCATttacataatcatataattGTCTATATAACTATATATTAAAGAAGTATTTGGAGACACCTGTCAGGGAGGACAATGCGTTATTTTAAATTCGGTCCCTCACATTTTGCCTTTTATATGATTAAGTTCTATTTGAAGCATCTAAAATGTTCATTAGGTGCAGACTAAAATAACTTATATCTACTCagtatcataaaattttatgtatgaatacaatttattaatttaatgtataggatattgtttcttttacattataagaaaatgttagaatttcaattttagttttttttttaattatgcctaaatttaagatttaatttctaacctaatttaatcatatatttttataatgttattagttagaCATATGATCTGTGAAGTTGTTGCGAGTATCTTCACCTctaaaactcaagaaaacatcatatttctttttagaaaTGGAGGAAGAAGTTGAAGGTAAGGACAACATGAGTATGTATGAAAGGAGAAGAATATCTCAATGTGGTGttaaaaatcagaaaatataTCGTCCAATACCCACAAAGAAACTAGAAAAGCAAGTATATGAGCATAGGGGTGGAAATTAGGGGCCGACAAAGTAAGTATGTTATCTGTTTTATGTTGGATCAATTTGAGATATAATTAATCTCATAGTTTGCAGGTTGTTGTTAAGAATTATTCTCATCTTTTATCTATTGATTCAGTCTTGCTTGAATCGGATTGAACGATCGATTAGATCAAGAGCCGACAAAGAATTAGTTCGATGagtgattttgaattgattagatTGAAAATTGATACGAACTGATTCAACCTGTTAAAAACTAAATGAATCGAAActctattttaacttttttaaattttaataatttttaaatcattggACCACCAAACTAATAACCTATCCAATTCGACTACAAATCCGATTTAACTCAAGaaaacatcattttttttttctagaaatgGAGGAAGAAGTTGAAGGTAACGATAACATGAGGATGTATGAAAGGCGAAGGATATTTCAATCTGGTGCTCAAAATCAGAAAAGAATGAATATATGAggaaaaacatatgaaaaataGAAGAGGGCCGGGTGATATGTTCTTTCCATGAAGGTGAGAGTTAAAAATGTTGGACGGTTTGTATTTTATGTACTTGACAATGAAAgacaataattaaaaacattagttTTCGAAATGAAAGGGAGTAGGTGTGGAAATTCGGGGTTATAGATGTTGTTCCCGGGAAGACTCCAAGAAGGTGAGAGTAGACAAAAGacactcaaatttctcaaatATCTTAAACATTTGGGATTTGCACAAGCTCAATTACTTCCAGAACCAGCGACCTGGATTCCAAATTCCAATAATTCTTTTCCACGAAAATCAAACTAATCAAAGATATatagatgaataaataaaaataaaagagtaaggGATTAAGGATAAAAGTATTAATCTGCCTAATTTCAGGAATCAAAGAGTTGATACACGAAATGTCAAAGTTATCAACTTATCATGTTGCGATGTATGAGCACTTAATGTACTTTCATGTCGCTCTTTAGAGTTTCGGTGGTTGTTGGGGCATTTTATGTACTCTTTTATGTTGTAACTATCATGTTTGCACATGTTTTTGGATGTAGTTTCTTAGAAATCATCATGTTTTTCTTTAGTTCTCGATTTGGGAGAATGTCCTACACTTCATAAGCACTATGTGCTGATTGAGTATGTATGACCTGATATAGACATTTCTTTTTGGCTTTCGGAATATTCTTTCTACCTTCAAATAACAGTTTTTTGTTTCATTCCCTAGGATTTTATTTCCCAGAAATTGATGATGCTATCACTTATGGCCCCTTACATAGCAAGTAATTTAGGACATGAACTGCTagataactaaaatttttagcttgcTGATCTTAGATGTGATTCTTTTGTTGGAGTCTCTGAGAGTCCTCAAATTTATGCTGCACTTTCTTGAAGTTCATGTTGTCGATGATAAATTTTGTTTGTCACATTTTGACAGGTCCGATGGAAAAGAGGTTCTGGTGGACAACCAATATCTTCAAGCTAACAATCCACTGCTGGTAATGGATCATTTTCTTGCCTGATCTTTTCCTTCATTAAATTGACTCAAAGAGCTGACAATTCTTGcacttcttttgtttttttccttccCTTTCAGTTAATCAGCTTCAATGAGCAACATCTTAAGTATAGCCCTCCATCTTGATCACCTAGGCGTATTTAGTGTATTGATGAAGCTGAAGGCCGCCATATTCGTTTTGTTTGTGTATGCATTGTTGTAACTCTTTTACATTAGTCGCAGGAGATAGAGCAGGATAAACAAGAGCTCTCATTTTCAAGTTCCAAGCACTTAAAATAGTCTGGTGATGGGATTAGGTTCTCATGCAAAGCTGTATTTGTTGCTTAGGATCGCATCTGTATTTCATTTTCCCATCATTTTCTTCCACTAAGCTCAGTAATACATAAAAACAGTTTTGACTGATTAAATATATGTTGGTctccaataaaaataaaataatttttaactcaGTTGAAATTATGATTGATCCTTATTAAAGGGTTTTCATTTTATCATTACTTGCTTCGTCTTTATTTTTGTCTcacaattttgttttaatttaccTCATcttcaacctataaataaaatataaatgtaagtgaatatatatatataatgaaaataaaattttaataaaaaaaaagatgaaaccaatcaaaatataCACATTTCGATTATGTAAAAGGAATgaattaagtgactaaaattttaaatggtataaaaaCAATGTTATCAACATTTGAGATATGTAGACGttgaatatgaatatgaataaaatttttaaaatgttttggcATATAATGGAAGGATCATATCTCATATGTAAAACAAGTCTAGAAGaattgtttaaatgaaataCAAGATGtgtaaacaaaaattaataggACAAAGTTGGTTAAGTAGTTTACCTCAGTTAATGCTTCTTTCTTGATTGGTCcattacaaaattgaaaaaattttgcaTCAGTTTTGGTTGCGGCTCTTCTTCCTCCATTTCTTCATAGATATTACGTTTCCGTTTTATGTGAGAAGTGCTACCTACTGATCCATGGTTGTGAGCAGAGTGTTGGTGGATGTGCTCAAAATTTGGAGAAGATTGAGTGGTATCGCACTGCAACTCTTTCATTTCTTCCAAATCTTTCTCATACACTATTCTAACACCACACTTCTTCACCTTAACACAACGGTAATTTGGTCCAAAAAAGGTACTGAAAGACAACTCAGGCTCATCGCATATTTGATCTAAGCAATCTGTCGTCCATAAATTATTGGTTTCACAGTCACCATATTTATCACGCGGAAAATAACGAAGAAAAAGGTGATCTTTCATTATGGGCTTGTGAAAGTATCGACCTACCCACCGGTTTCTCCAATAAATTGGTCGACAATTTCTACCTCGAAAAATCGATCCTTCACAGCTGATAAACTTCTTATTCCTTGAAGCATCATTATTGACAAAAATGCAGCAACAAGCAACTCCAATCCATTGACTATCTTTCCGAAGGTTGATAGGTAGGGGTATCTTAATTGAAGAGTCACTTTTTTGTTGGCTAAACCATTCTGGAATTTCACTTCCGGGCATCATAATATCAAAGAAGCCATCATCAAACCATTTTCTAGAATTTGGAAGTGCctgcaaaataaaacacaagtcGTCTGGTAactaaaaccataaattctCAAGTATGAGATTTTGTAAGGGagaaaaaatagattaatagACCTTAATATGTTCTTTCAGCAGTGCTAATGCATTGATTTTCTCAGCCAATTTGAAGCAGTTAATGGCACGAATGTCATCACCACCCACTAAATTGCATACTTTTGATGGACTTGCAACTACTTCAAGTGAAGAACAATCATCTATTGTCACACTTCCTATACTTGTTGGTAGCTCAGGCAACGATTTAAGCTTCATGCAATTTGATAATGCAAGCAATTTAAGCTTGGAAAGTTGAGTCAGAGCCGAAGGAACGGTGATGAAATTGTTACCGTCAAGAAAAAGTCGTTTCAAAGAGGATAGACCATGAATATCTGCTTCACCAAGAGTGCACATGTTGCAATTTGACAATCTAAGCTCTTCAAGCTTGGAGAGTCGAGTAAGAGATGCAGGTATGCTGATGAAATTGTTACCACTAAGATCAAGTTCTTCCAAACAGGATAGACTAGAAAGATCACGTGGAATATCTCCTTCACAAAGATTGCAGTCCTTTAGTTTTAGCTCTCTTAAAGAACTCAAACATGACAACAAAGGCAACATCCGAGCCATGGGATTCGTCCTTCTTCCTTGGATTACCTTGAAAAGAGAAGGCAAATTTGGTAGTAACTTATATGATGGTCCTTGCGCCCATTGAAAGACAGAACTTTAggattttaaattgaaaatgaaggATGGTGGTTCTGTTATGGCTGTTTCACTCAAGTCGAGCTCTTCCAAAAACTTTGCTTGCTGCAAATTCTCCGATAAATTTTCCACTCTATAACAACCGGAAAGATTTAGAGTTTTAAACGTTCCATTTTCCCATCAATCTCCGGAAACCTTACAAGACTTGAGCAACCCGAAAGAATTAATGTTTCTAGAGATTCCATTCCGATTTTGGTTGGAAGAGTCGTAAGACTTTTGCAAtctcttaaattcaaaagtttAAGGCTCTTAAGCATCCGGATTGATGGATGAACATCCACTAATTTGGTACAACCTTCCAAAATCAAAACTTCAAGATTTGATGCTGTTGTGAAGTCTGGTGTCTTGATCAGGTTTTGAGACCCTCTGAGgttcattattttcatgttaaacAAGGGCTGTTGAAGACcataataaattagaaataaatgagaaaacataataatgctcatttttgcttctttttttttttttgttttaccttaatcaaattttaataatttatattaaaataagctAAAACACAAGGATAAGATGAGTAAATTCTTACTCTATTTCCCTTCCATAGTTGTTGAATGTGACTATATGGTAAAAGAAGCGCAATAAGGTTGTTCGGTTGAAAGCTTGAAGGCAAGTATCTTAAAGGGTATCCTGTCCAATCTAAAAATCGTAATTCATTAGAAAGATATTTAAGATCATCACAATTTGAAAGGCAAAGCACTTTGA
This window contains:
- the LOC105761455 gene encoding disease resistance protein RPP2B-like, whose translation is MARMLPLLSCLSSLRELKLKDCNLCEGDIPRDLSSLSCLEELDLSGNNFISIPASLTRLSKLEELRLSNCNMCTLGEADIHGLSSLKRLFLDGNNFITVPSALTQLSKLKLLALSNCMKLKSLPELPTSIGSVTIDDCSSLEVVASPSKVCNLVGGDDIRAINCFKLAEKINALALLKEHIKALPNSRKWFDDGFFDIMMPGSEIPEWFSQQKSDSSIKIPLPINLRKDSQWIGVACCCIFVNNDASRNKKFISCEGSIFRGRNCRPIYWRNRWVGRYFHKPIMKDHLFLRYFPRDKYGDCETNNLWTTDCLDQICDEPELSFSTFFGPNYRCVKVKKCGVRIVYEKDLEEMKELQCDTTQSSPNFEHIHQHSAHNHGSVGSTSHIKRKRNIYEEMEEEEPQPKLMQNFFNFVMDQSRKKH
- the LOC128036580 gene encoding uncharacterized protein LOC128036580, producing MERLKTLDLSGCYRVENLSENLQQAKLRPNLSSLFKVIVGRRKNPMPRMLPSLLGLSSLRELKLRDCNLCEGDIPRDISGLSSLRRLDLSGNNFISIPASLTRLSKLSSLDLSNCNMGTLGEAEIHGLSSLKCLRLCGNNFITIRLALTQLSRLESLVLSNCMKLKLLSELPISLACVIIDGCSSLEVVTSLSKICNSVIAINCFKLAANINAITLLKKYLKAFGNSRKCFK